The DNA region CAGCGGCTCGTCGTTGACGATGCCGGGCGTCCCCGGGTTGATGATCGCAGGGTCGAGCATCCAAGAATGCAGCATGCGGTCGGTGACGACGATGCCGGTGTCGTTGAGGTGGGCCTTGATCTGTTTCCAGGCCTCGGCCGCGATCTCCGGCGCGGTGCACGCTTTGGCGCTCTTGCCGTTGAAGTTGCCGGGTGTGGTCCAGTCCGAGATGATCGCCGACAGACAGTCTTTGACGGTCCCGTCGCCGTATCCCGTCAGGGGCCGCCGCCAGAATTGGGCCTGGCTGATGGAGGTCATGCCCCAACCCGAGTCGACATAGTTCACGTGCCCCTTGGTGACATCGACGCGCTCACGAAGGTAGAACATCAGCCCGTTCATCCATTCGGTGCGCAGCCGCGCCACGTTGGCCAGGCCGGGGTCTGCCGCCAGCAGGTCGGGGGTCAGCACCGCGGCGAGCTTCTCGCAGGGCAATGCGGAGATGTACCAATCCGCGTGCACCGGTTGGGGAACGCCGTTGCCGCCCGCCACCGTGGCCGCGGTGATGTGTCGCCCGTCGGTGGAAAAACCGGTGAGGGCCTGACCGACCCGGAAGTCCACACCCTTGGAGCGCAGGTGGGCAACCCACGGGTCGATCCACTGCGAGCTGGTCGGACCGTTGAGCACCCGGTCGAAGCCCTTGTTGTCGATGTCGTTGCCCAACAGCAGGATCGACCACACCGACGCCTCCCCTACCAGTCCGATCGAATGCGCGCTGGCATCCCGGGATTTGGAGGCCGCCAGGTTGCGGATGATGCCGTCGGCGAGGTACCGGTTGTACTCCTTGGAGGCGCGGTCGGCGCCGATGTAGCGTTCCCAGGTCATGTTGTCCCACTGACCGATCTTGCGTTCGTCACAGCTGGTGACGTAGACCGCGAGCTTCTGGGCGGCATACGCCGCTTCGTGCAGCGGCAGCCGCAGCAACGTCTGGAACACCGCGGTCAGGGATTCGATGAACGCCTTGGGAGTGATCGGATTCGGCAGCGTCGGCAGCGGAAACGGCAGCGGGATCGTCAGATCCGCCCGGCCCAGACCGGAGTGCAGATAGGCGGTGGCCCGGGTGAGGTTCTGCCACACCCCGTGGGAGTTGCCGGCGAACGGGATCCGCCGCATCGTATCGGTGACGTTGCGATAGAAGCCCGGGAAGAACCGGAAGCCGTGCTCACCGGGCAGCGGGGTGGCACCGGAATTCGGCGCCGGTATTGATCGGGCCTTGCCGCCGAGCGACTTTCGTTCATAGATCGTCACCGCGTAGCCGCGATCCACCAGTTCGTGGGCCGCCGTCAGACCGGCTACTCCCGCGCCGAAGATAGCCACCGTCCGGCCCGCGGCCCGGGCCGTGCGGATCGGAGCAAGCGAGGCCAACATGGTCGCCGCCGCACCGGCGGCCGCCGCATTCTGCAGAAATCCCCGCCGAGACATCCGGTGACTGTCGGTACGTTCTGGCATTCCCCACCCCCACGCTGGGACCACGATCCGTCAAGCAGACAAGTTAACCGCGATTCCGTCGGTTTCGGGGATTTCGCTCGGCGTGTCGGCGGATCCGAACAGGGTGGCCCGCACCAGCGTGCGGACCCAGGTGCGGGCCTGCTCCGAGTCGGCAGGGCCGTCGTGGCCCATCAGGCGTCCGATGTCGATTACCACGGCGAAGCCACCGTGCACGACGAAATGCGCCTCGGCCATGCCGAATTCCGGCTGCACTCCGGTCACCAGCTGCGCCCAGGCCTCGACGGTCGCGCGCTGAATGTTGCGCAACACCTTCTGATCGGCGGGCGCCAGGTTGGTCCGCTCGGTGTGATAGACGTGGGCGAGTTCGGGATTATCGAACGACCTCGCGATATAGGCCTCGATCAGCCGGCTCAACGCCCGGTCCGGATCCGTCTCGGCGGCAAGGGTATTGGCGACGTCGGCGGAAACCCGGTCGGCGGCCCGGCGAAAAGACGCCGCCAGAATGTCGGCCTTACCGACGAAGTACCGGTAGATGCCCGAAGCCGGCATCCCGACCGCGGCGGCGATGTCCTCCACACCGGTCTGGTGGTACCCCCGTCCGTGGAACAGGATCAGCGACGCGCGCAGCACCTCCTCGTACCGGCCCGCACTCACCTCCCCCGGGGCGGCCACGATGGCCTGCGAGATCCCCTGCGGCAGTTCGGCACTGAGCACAGCGACGGCCCGGTCGAGCAACAGCGTGCGAATCTGCGCGTGGCCGAGTTGCGCGTGATGGTCGGCGACCGACCCGATCACGCTAAGCGCTGCCGCCGACAGCGTCCAGCGCTGCGGGCTGGTGAGGTCGGGGCGCAGCTCGCGCAACGGCAGCTGGATCCGGCGGTTGACCAGCTTCAGCTGATCCATGAGCAGCCGGCGGTCGTCGTCGCTCAGATACCTGGCCTGGCGCCGGTAGAGCCCACCCGAGCTGCGGTTCGTCAGCGCCGTATCGATGAGCGCCCCGAGGATCCGCTCGCGTAACTGCACTGGATCATCGCCCGCGGGCGTCGTCTCGACGAACTCGGTACAGTCGGCCAGCTGAGCCCCCAGCGCCAGGACCGCATCCCGGAACAGCTGGTACTTGCCGGCGGCGTGGCGGTACAGCGCCGTCGCCGAGATGCCGACGCGGGCGGCGATGTCGTCCATGCTCACCGCGTGGTAGCCCGACTCCCCGAAGGCCTCGGCCGCCGCGCGGGCAATCTGAGCCTTGCGGTTTCGGGGACGCCTACGCACCGAGGACATGGCCGATACGGTAACGCACCGGCGACCGTGGCGTGCGACCGCACAGTGGGAATTCATCACAACATCACGGTGCGTGTCCACACTCGTGCATATGCGAATATAGCTGCTCGGCAGGATCATAGCGGCGTAACCGGCGCTATTCTCGACGTCCCGTTCGACCACCATCAGCGCGAACGATCATTAACTTAGTGCTTGCGCACGCATCTCAGCTGTGCCATGCTCCACACGACCGGGGGGTCGGGAACTGCATCCCCGGACGACGCGACCAGACCGGGAAGGACGCCATGACCTACGAGCTGCCGGTCACCAAGGGCCCGGTGCGCGACCTCATGGTGCAGGCCGGTTACATCCTGGGATTCTCGGTGCAGGCACTCCTGAACGTCGGGACCGCGGTGGTCCGCCGACGGTTGGCGGTCGACGAGCTGGTGACCCAGACGCTGTTCATCGGCCGGGTGTGCACCGGACCGGCGCTGCTGCTGATGATGCCGATCGGCGTCTTCATCGCGGTCTCGGTCGGTGAGCTGGCCGGCCGGATCGGGGCCGGCGGCTACTCGGGCGCGGTGGTGGCGTTCATCGTCGTAGGTCAGGCCGCCGCCCTGGTGTGCGCGTTGATGATGGCCGGCGTTGCGGGATCAGCGATCTGCACCGACCTGGGGTCGCGAAAGATCCGCGAGGAGGTCGACGCCATGGAGGTCATGGGCCTCGACGTGATCGAACGCCTGGTGGCACCGCGGCTGATCGCGGCCGTGATCGTCTCCGTCGCGCTGTGCGCGATGGTCACCTTCGCCGGCGTGCTGGCCTGCTACGCGTACCACATCGCGGTCCAGCAACTACCCGCCGGCAGCTTCCTGGCGACCTTCAGTCAGTACGGCCGGGTCTCGGACTTCACTATGGCGCTCATCAAGGCCGCGGTGTTCGGTCTGACCGCGACGTTGGTGGCGACCTTCAAGGGTTTGCACGCCAAGGGGGGACCGCGCGGTGTCGCCGACTCGGTCAACGAGGCCGTGGTGCTGGCCTTCGCGCTGGTGTTCATCCTCAACACCATCCTGTCCGCGCTCTACACGGTGGTGGTGCCGGCGGTGGGCAGCTACCGATGACCGCCCTGACCAGCTCAGCTCCGCTGCATCGCGTGGCCCAGCCCGCCACCGCCGGCTACCACGGCCTCGCCGTCATCGGCCAACACGTCAGCTTCTACGGCAAGGTCCTGAGCTCGCTGCCGTATGCCCTGGTCCGGTACCGCAAGCACACGCTGGGCCAGATCGGCGAGGTCACGTTCGGCAACAGTTCGCTGCTGTCCGGCGGCGGGACCATCGGCATCGTCTTCGCGATGTCGCTGGCCGCGGCCATGATGCTGGGGGTCGAGACCCAGCGCGGCCTGGATCTGGTGGGCATGAACACGCTCTCGGGCATGCTCGCGGCGATCGCGAACACCCGCGAACTGGCACCGGTCGTCGTCGCAATCGCGTTGGCCGCCAAGGTGGGAACGGGATTCACCGCCCAGATCGGCGCAATGCGGATCTCCGATGAGATCGACGCCCTCGACGCGATGGCGCTGCGGTCCATCCCGTTCCTGGTGGGCACCCGGGTCATCGCCGCGGTGGTCTGCGTCATCCCGATCTACATGATCGGGCTGCTGGCCAGCTACCTGTCCACCCGCACCGTGGTGGTGTTCTTCAACGGTGCCTCCCCGGGCACCTACGACTACTTCTTCCATTTGGCGCTGAGCCCGCAGGACCTGTTGTATTCGGGCATCAAGGCCGTCGTCTTCGCCGTCGTCGTCGCCCTGGTGCACTGCACCTACGGCTACTTCGCCACCGGCGGTCCCGAGGGCGTCGGTCAGGCGGCCGGACGTGCGTTGCGCACCGCGATCCTGGCCATCGGCATGCTCGACGTCCTGCTGACGTTCGCGCTGTGGGGGCTGGTCCCCGAGATCCCCGGGATGGGGATGTAAATGCGCATCCCACGAAAAAGACGGCGCCGCAGGTCCTTTCTGCCCGGTCGGCCGTGGCTGGCGGTCCGCGGGTTGATCGCGGTGGTGGCCGCCGGGGCCATCGCGGCCGTTCTCGTCGGCCGCGCCACCGGCAGCCTCGATCCCACCGGCGACGTCTTCGTGGGCGTCCCGGTCTCGGCCGGCCTGATCAGCACCGCCGCCCCGGTGCGCTACCACGGTGTCAACGTCGGACGGATCGCCGAGATCGAGTCCGGCACCCAGACCTCGCGGGTCCGTCTTGCCATCGACCGGGATTCGCTGCCGCTGATCCCGGACACGGTGGTCGCCCGGATTGTGCCCCGCACCTTCTTCGGCGACATCTACCTGCAGTTGGCCGACGACCCCGGCGGGCGCACCGGCAAACCGCTGGGCACCGGGGCCACCATCTCGATCGACGACAGCGACGACGCCATGGCGCTCTATGACGTCTTCACCAAGATCGTCGACGTCTTCAGCACCATCAAGCCCGAGAAGATGCAGACCGCGCTCACCGCGATCAGCCAGGCGCTGCGCCACCGGGGCACCGAAATCGGTTTTACGATCGACAATCTCAGAGACGTCTCGGCCCTGCTGACCCCCACCGTGGTCCAATTCCTGGACACCACCCCGCAGTTCCGCGATGTGATGGCGGCCCTGCACACCGCGACACCCGACATCCTGACCACGTTGTCGGCCGCCACCAACGTGTCCAATCGGCTGGCCGACGACAGCGCCGCGTTCGGCTCCGCGCTCAGCGAGATGGCCGGCCTCGGTTCGCTGCTCACCGGGTTCTTCGCCGACCACCGGGACCAGTTCATCACCGTCCTCGACGCCGCCGGCAAGGTACTGGCCACCACGGCGGCCCACCCCGAGGGGTTGGTCGAGACGCTGGTGGGTGCCCGTGATTTCGGCGCGGCCGGCAGCAAGGTGTTCGCCACCGGCAAGTTCAGCATCACCGCGGTCGCGACGTTCGCCGGGCCGATGCCCTACACGGCCGCCGACTGCCCGGTGTACGGGACCAGCTACGGCGCGCACTGCGCCGAGGCCGACCCGTTCAACCCGGTCCCGACGATGCCGCTGGAGGTTCCGTTGCCGGACTCGGTGGACCTGAAAACACCCGCGCCCGTGGTGTTCCTCCCGGAGGGCCAGCCCAGCGGCGGCGCTGCGCCCCCGCCGCCGGGACCCGCGCCGCACTTCCCCGCCGAAGCCGCACCGGCCGCCGCGATCGCCGGCGGCGCCGCCGAGGCCCACGCCCTGGGCGTGCTGCAGAACGAGGTGCTCGGCCGCGGCGCGCGCGACGGCACCCCCGAGCCGAACATCGCCACCGTGATGATGCTCGGCCCGTTGGTGCGCGGCACGGCGGTGCAGGTGTCATGACCGTGCGTTGGCAGGCCTGGGCCAAGGTGGGCGCATTCTGCGCCGCCGGGTTGATGAGCGGATTGCTGGTGGTCAACACATTGTCGGTGCCGGTGCGCGGCAAGACCACGCACTACGTCGCGCAGTTCAGCAGCATCGAAGGCCTCAGCGTCGGCAACCCGGTGACCATGAACGGGATTCGGATCGGCCGCGTCGACTCGATCCGCTTCGCCGACAACGGCCAGGGCACCAGCCGCGCCGACGTCGGGCTGGAGGTCAAATCCCGCTACGCGCTGACCACCGACGTCACCGCCGCGGTGCGCTACGGCGACATGCTCGGCGCCCGCTACGTCGCGCTGTCCGACCCAACCGGAACCGTGCTGGAGCTGTCCACCGGGGAGCCACGACAGCTGCTGGCGGCCGGCGGTGTGATCCCGCTGACGGCCACCTCCCCCGCCGTCGACCTGACCGCGCTGCTCAACGGATTCAAGCCGCTGTTCGACGCCCTCGAGCCCCAGCAGGTGAACACGATCACCCGCGGCTTCGCCGAAACCTTCGGCGGCCAAACCCAGACGGTCACGACGCTGCTGGCGCAGATCGCGACCATGACCGCCGCCATGGACCACAACGAGCAGATCTTCACCGCGCTGATCGACAACGTCTCGGCGCTGATGAGTTCGGTCCACGCCCGCCAACCGCAACTATCCGAAATGCTCGACGGGCTCGAGCGGCTGACAGCGACGGTCACCGGGCCCAACGGCCAACTCGAACTGCTGCTCGACCAGGGCAACGCGGTATTGGCCACCCTCGCCAACACCGTCACGCAGTCCTCGGTCGCCTACGGCGACGCCGTCACCGACCTGAACGCCATGCTGGGCACCTGGACCGACAACACCGGCGAGTTCCAGGCGCTCGTCGAAAAGCTGCCGCAGTTCGCCGACTCCATCAACCGCGCCAGCAGCTACGGCGGTTTCGTCAGCCTCTACCTGTGCAACTTCACGCTGAAGATCGCCAAGCATGAGGCGAACATCTTCGGACGCCGGCATACGGAGGTGTGCCGGTGATGTTCCTGGTCAAGCTGATCGACCTGCTCGTCGGCGCGGTGCTGTTCCTACTGAAGAAGGACCGCGGACACAATCCGACGATTCCGTTGACCCTCGGGGCGCTCGGCACCCTCGGTCTGATCGCGCTGACGCTGGTGACGATCGCGCTGCCCCGCACCTGGTATCAGGTACGCACCGACGCGTTCACCGCCGAGATGGCCAACGCCAGCGGACTGACCGGCGGCGACCCGGTGTACGTCGCGGGGGTGCCGGCCGGGCGAGTCGAACGCGTCAACCTCGCCGGCGACCACGTCCGGGTCGACTTCCGCCTCGACAGTGCCCAACCCCTGGGCAACCAGACCACAGCGACGGTGCGGCTCCGCACCGTGCTGGGCAAGCGCTTCCTCGACGTCATGCCCGCCGGTGTGGTCGATCCGGC from Mycolicibacterium sp. MU0053 includes:
- a CDS encoding hydroxysqualene dehydroxylase, with product MSRRGFLQNAAAAGAAATMLASLAPIRTARAAGRTVAIFGAGVAGLTAAHELVDRGYAVTIYERKSLGGKARSIPAPNSGATPLPGEHGFRFFPGFYRNVTDTMRRIPFAGNSHGVWQNLTRATAYLHSGLGRADLTIPLPFPLPTLPNPITPKAFIESLTAVFQTLLRLPLHEAAYAAQKLAVYVTSCDERKIGQWDNMTWERYIGADRASKEYNRYLADGIIRNLAASKSRDASAHSIGLVGEASVWSILLLGNDIDNKGFDRVLNGPTSSQWIDPWVAHLRSKGVDFRVGQALTGFSTDGRHITAATVAGGNGVPQPVHADWYISALPCEKLAAVLTPDLLAADPGLANVARLRTEWMNGLMFYLRERVDVTKGHVNYVDSGWGMTSISQAQFWRRPLTGYGDGTVKDCLSAIISDWTTPGNFNGKSAKACTAPEIAAEAWKQIKAHLNDTGIVVTDRMLHSWMLDPAIINPGTPGIVNDEPLFIQDPGSWARRPASVTAVDNLFLAGDWVKTDQNVTTMEGANEGGRQAANGVLIASGYSGPAVKIVPLFQAPWWGPFKAADRLRYRSRLPNALDIVDARWPGR
- a CDS encoding TetR/AcrR family transcriptional regulator; translation: MRRRPRNRKAQIARAAAEAFGESGYHAVSMDDIAARVGISATALYRHAAGKYQLFRDAVLALGAQLADCTEFVETTPAGDDPVQLRERILGALIDTALTNRSSGGLYRRQARYLSDDDRRLLMDQLKLVNRRIQLPLRELRPDLTSPQRWTLSAAALSVIGSVADHHAQLGHAQIRTLLLDRAVAVLSAELPQGISQAIVAAPGEVSAGRYEEVLRASLILFHGRGYHQTGVEDIAAAVGMPASGIYRYFVGKADILAASFRRAADRVSADVANTLAAETDPDRALSRLIEAYIARSFDNPELAHVYHTERTNLAPADQKVLRNIQRATVEAWAQLVTGVQPEFGMAEAHFVVHGGFAVVIDIGRLMGHDGPADSEQARTWVRTLVRATLFGSADTPSEIPETDGIAVNLSA
- a CDS encoding MlaE family ABC transporter permease translates to MTYELPVTKGPVRDLMVQAGYILGFSVQALLNVGTAVVRRRLAVDELVTQTLFIGRVCTGPALLLMMPIGVFIAVSVGELAGRIGAGGYSGAVVAFIVVGQAAALVCALMMAGVAGSAICTDLGSRKIREEVDAMEVMGLDVIERLVAPRLIAAVIVSVALCAMVTFAGVLACYAYHIAVQQLPAGSFLATFSQYGRVSDFTMALIKAAVFGLTATLVATFKGLHAKGGPRGVADSVNEAVVLAFALVFILNTILSALYTVVVPAVGSYR
- a CDS encoding MlaE family ABC transporter permease, encoding MTALTSSAPLHRVAQPATAGYHGLAVIGQHVSFYGKVLSSLPYALVRYRKHTLGQIGEVTFGNSSLLSGGGTIGIVFAMSLAAAMMLGVETQRGLDLVGMNTLSGMLAAIANTRELAPVVVAIALAAKVGTGFTAQIGAMRISDEIDALDAMALRSIPFLVGTRVIAAVVCVIPIYMIGLLASYLSTRTVVVFFNGASPGTYDYFFHLALSPQDLLYSGIKAVVFAVVVALVHCTYGYFATGGPEGVGQAAGRALRTAILAIGMLDVLLTFALWGLVPEIPGMGM
- a CDS encoding MCE family protein encodes the protein MRIPRKRRRRRSFLPGRPWLAVRGLIAVVAAGAIAAVLVGRATGSLDPTGDVFVGVPVSAGLISTAAPVRYHGVNVGRIAEIESGTQTSRVRLAIDRDSLPLIPDTVVARIVPRTFFGDIYLQLADDPGGRTGKPLGTGATISIDDSDDAMALYDVFTKIVDVFSTIKPEKMQTALTAISQALRHRGTEIGFTIDNLRDVSALLTPTVVQFLDTTPQFRDVMAALHTATPDILTTLSAATNVSNRLADDSAAFGSALSEMAGLGSLLTGFFADHRDQFITVLDAAGKVLATTAAHPEGLVETLVGARDFGAAGSKVFATGKFSITAVATFAGPMPYTAADCPVYGTSYGAHCAEADPFNPVPTMPLEVPLPDSVDLKTPAPVVFLPEGQPSGGAAPPPPGPAPHFPAEAAPAAAIAGGAAEAHALGVLQNEVLGRGARDGTPEPNIATVMMLGPLVRGTAVQVS
- a CDS encoding MCE family protein, with the translated sequence MTVRWQAWAKVGAFCAAGLMSGLLVVNTLSVPVRGKTTHYVAQFSSIEGLSVGNPVTMNGIRIGRVDSIRFADNGQGTSRADVGLEVKSRYALTTDVTAAVRYGDMLGARYVALSDPTGTVLELSTGEPRQLLAAGGVIPLTATSPAVDLTALLNGFKPLFDALEPQQVNTITRGFAETFGGQTQTVTTLLAQIATMTAAMDHNEQIFTALIDNVSALMSSVHARQPQLSEMLDGLERLTATVTGPNGQLELLLDQGNAVLATLANTVTQSSVAYGDAVTDLNAMLGTWTDNTGEFQALVEKLPQFADSINRASSYGGFVSLYLCNFTLKIAKHEANIFGRRHTEVCR